A single Phoenix dactylifera cultivar Barhee BC4 chromosome 1, palm_55x_up_171113_PBpolish2nd_filt_p, whole genome shotgun sequence DNA region contains:
- the LOC103704406 gene encoding pentatricopeptide repeat-containing protein At2g20540 yields MKLPTWAIRELENRIMPALRNCTNMEELRQLHAHILVFSLSQSNFLGTQIINICNSNRRVDYAALVFNQVEEPNLFLYNAMIKACTQNQHCSEAISLYKQMLNRRHAQNSVLADRFTYPFVLKACAGLLLLVLGKLVHVHIFRSGLTSNSIIQNSLMEMYAKCDDLVDARRVFDEMEDRDAVSWNTLISAHARLGQMRKARALFNSMPSRTVVSWTALISGYTMAAQFFDAVEVFHRMQLEGFEPDDISIVSVLPACAQLGALELGRWIHACCDKHELLQKSFICNALIEMYAKCGSIDQALRLFEEMKDRDVISWSTMIGGLALHGRAHKAIELFVEMEKDETVRPNGITFIGLLSACSHAGLLDEGFRYFDSMKEVYGIDPGVEHYGCMVDLLGRSGCIDRAVEFIESMPVPPDAAVWGSLLSACRTHGNIGTAVKAMEWLVELEPDDIGNYVMLSNIYAAAGRWDGVAKMRRVIRSKSLKKTPGCSLIEVNNVVQEFVAGDDSNLQFGEISGMLYLLASQLGHYGYQRTMESKE; encoded by the coding sequence ATGAAACTCCCCACTTGGGCTATCAGAGAATTGGAAAATCGAATCATGCCGGCGTTGAGAAACTGCACCAATATGGAAGAATTGAGGCAACTCCACGCTCACATTCTGGTCTTTTCCCTTTCTCAAAGCAACTTCCTTGGAACTCAAATCATAAATATTTGCAATAGCAATCGAAGGGTAGACTATGCTGCTCTAGTCTTCAACCAAGTGGAGGAACCAAATCTGTTCCTCTACAATGCCATGATCAAAGCGTGCACCCAAAACCAGCATTGCTCTGAAGCAATCAGCCTCTACAAACAGATGTTGAATCGTCGACACGCCCAAAATTCAGTTCTTGCTGATAGATTTACCTATCCATTTGTACTGAAAGCTTGTGCCGGTCTACTTCTCCTTGTTCTTGGCAAGCTGGTTCATGTCCATATATTTAGATCCGGGCTGACCTCTAACTCTATAATTCAGAATTCGCTGATGGAGATGTACGCAAAATGTGATGATTTAGTCGATGCACGCAGAGTGTTTGATGAAATGGAGGACAGAGATGCGGTCTCATGGAATACACTCATCTCGGCGCATGCTAGGCTGGGGCAAATGAGGAAAGCTAGAGCTTTATTTAACTCGATGCCTAGTAGAACAGTGGTTTCTTGGACTGCATTGATCTCTGGGTACACCATGGCTGCTCAGTTCTTTGATGCGGTGGAGGTATTTCATCGCATGCAATTGGAAGGCTTCGAGCCTGATGATATTAGTATTGTATCAGTTTTGCCTGCTTGTGCTCAGCTAGGGGCTCTGGAGCTGGGCAGATGGATCCACGCCTGCTGTGATAAGCATGAACTGCTTCAAAAGAGCTTCATTTGTAATGCTCTTATAGAAATGTATGCCAAATGTGGGAGCATCGATCAGGCTCTTCGATTGTTTGAGGAAATGAAAGACAGGGATGTGATCTCATGGAGCACGATGATCGGAGGTCTCGCATTACACGGGCGAGCTCACAAAGCAATCGAACTGTTTGtggaaatggagaaagatgaaaCAGTGAGGCCAAATGGCATTACATTTATTGGTCTCCTATCTGCTTGTTCTCATGCTGGTTTGTTGGATGAGGGGTTCAGGTACTTTGATTCGATGAAAGAGGTCTATGGTATTGATCCTGGTGTCGAGCATTATGGGTGCATGGTGGATCTTCTCGGTCGTTCAGGCTGCATTGATCGTGCAGTAGAATTTATCGAGAGCATGCCTGTTCCACCGGATGCGGCTGTCTGGGGGTCTTTGCTCAGTGCTTGCAGAACTCATGGTAATATTGGGACAGCTGTGAAGGCAATGGAATGGCTCGTTGAGCTCGAGCCAGACGACATTGGGAACTATGTCATGCTTTcgaatatatatgcagcagccgggaGATGGGATGGTGTTGCAAAGATGAGGAGAGTGATAAGGAGCAAGAGCTTGAAGAAGACACCAGGGTGCAGCTTGATAGAGGTGAACAATGTGGTTCAGGAGTTTGTAGCTGGAGATGATTCGAACCTGCAGTTTGGTGAGATATCAGGGATGCTATACTTGTTGGCCTCCCAGCTTGGCCATTATGGATATCAGAGAACAATGGAATCTAAAGAATAA
- the LOC103704333 gene encoding UPF0235 protein C15orf40 homolog: MFKRMAPSKRGKAKGDSAAPASIAPAAPAGIPACLRLLPTSSVAITVHAKPGSKVATITDFGDEALGVQIDAPARDGEANAALVDYISSVLGVKKRQVSIGSGSKSREKVVIVQDTNLQNVFDALNKVCKCQ; encoded by the exons ATGTTCAAGAGAATGGCACCGTCCAAACGAGGCAAAGCGAAAGGCGACTCCGCCGCTCCGGCCTCCATCGCCCCGGCAGCGCCGGCAGGAATTCCCGCCTGCCTCCGCCTCCTACCCACCTCCTCCGTCGCCATAACCGTCCACGCCAAACCGGGCTCTAAGGTCGCCACGATCACAG ATTTCGGCGACGAGGCGCTGGGCGTGCAGATCGACGCTCCGGCGAGGGACGGGGAAGCCAACGCGGCGTTGGTCGACTACATCAGCTCG GTTTTAGGAGTGAAGAAAAGGCAGGTATCTATTGGTTCTGGTTCAAAATCCAGGGAAAAAGTCGTGATTGTCCAAGACACAAATCTTCAGAATGTTTTTGATGCTTTGAATAAGGTCTGCAAATGCCAATGA